The Chloroflexota bacterium genome contains a region encoding:
- a CDS encoding AAA family ATPase yields MRIDGWEIDAFGPISGWTRHGLAEHGVVVIAGDNETGKSALFEFLTTALFGFAPATAGNHPYSPWGGGFPGGALLASLGDGRSVRLARRLTSRPQGTIEIDGQPRDLANRPVVWVGGLARAIFTNLHAVTQEDALGMDPRTWQSVEDRMLGGASFDFLRPAREVVAQLDQDRQALWRPDRRGRPRAVEIRERTRALGEELRPASGRRSEIEAKQARLAEIVEILEAIERGPQGLQAIEVMLERDATLSPIVRRARRAESLNAQAASLVANDDYGPDPRAMRTELRDAVTSGERRIDEIDAEIEQLAEAREIDSVHQTALAHRDLILELQAEIPLHVEDDRRIEQMSGALHEESGGFGQIGERVLDRDLDAGALETLRDLRVAESRGRFEAWTVAVADADYRAVERRHAAETAERTQREREVLGDVPDLAQAHGRVQSLLELGRAEALTAAGGGAPSRAWRVAIPVLVALAGAAAIVVGIFLGGTVLAILASVGASLAAAAAVDLSRIVTARRRAGAGPAAAAALRKRADIAPDTSAADALDDAMRQRDAARRAADIDQRLATAKVAIEDAARREDEAALAATAARNAWLELIPNVPIAPVQLKRPRETLLRDVEELRDSLARTHALIEDRRTVQERIDHRLRRLQALRDELDLDPAADVVPAVAELGRKLTAAEAAKGEAEAAAGAIAKLRDERRQVGDARDVADTELGLLETQLARLDPVEADPDAGLDRLERARAARDEATRARADLDRETPNWRERVAEADRLEAQGEAIELTDDRRVELRRRGAELQEEANGLRDERGGLTRDVQEMEALPGPAHVQGAIEEALAELEEVQRAHDRLALLAAAISAAERAYRDAHQSPLLEAASAHLASITGGRYDRLIADDSTGDGVRLHVRRRGEDFPVVVGHPLSRGTLQQIYLALRLAMVDQVEGEDAERLPLFMDEMFVNWDPSRTGRGMAVLREIGRSRQVFLFTADPAWAERTSAQAEAMVVATPGLGG; encoded by the coding sequence ATGAGAATCGACGGCTGGGAGATCGACGCCTTCGGACCGATCAGCGGTTGGACGCGGCACGGCCTGGCCGAGCACGGCGTGGTGGTGATCGCCGGAGACAACGAGACCGGCAAGTCGGCGCTGTTCGAGTTTCTGACCACCGCGTTGTTCGGATTCGCGCCGGCCACGGCCGGGAATCACCCCTACAGTCCCTGGGGCGGAGGCTTCCCCGGCGGGGCGCTGCTCGCAAGCCTGGGCGACGGGCGCAGCGTGCGCCTCGCGCGGCGATTGACATCACGTCCCCAGGGGACGATCGAGATCGACGGCCAGCCGCGCGATCTGGCGAACCGCCCTGTGGTCTGGGTCGGCGGGCTGGCACGCGCGATCTTCACCAACCTCCACGCCGTGACCCAGGAAGACGCGCTGGGCATGGACCCGCGCACCTGGCAGAGCGTCGAGGATCGCATGCTCGGCGGGGCGTCATTCGACTTCCTTCGACCGGCGCGCGAGGTCGTGGCGCAGCTCGACCAGGACCGTCAGGCACTTTGGCGTCCGGACCGGCGGGGCCGCCCGCGGGCGGTCGAGATTCGCGAGCGCACTCGTGCGCTGGGTGAGGAGCTGCGGCCGGCGAGCGGACGCCGATCGGAGATCGAAGCGAAGCAGGCTCGTCTGGCGGAGATCGTCGAGATCTTGGAGGCGATCGAGCGCGGGCCACAGGGTCTGCAAGCCATCGAGGTCATGCTGGAGCGCGACGCCACGCTGTCGCCCATCGTGCGCCGCGCGCGCCGGGCGGAGTCCCTGAATGCCCAAGCCGCATCGCTCGTGGCGAACGACGACTACGGCCCGGACCCGCGAGCCATGCGTACCGAGCTGCGGGATGCCGTCACGTCGGGGGAGCGGCGCATCGATGAGATCGATGCCGAGATCGAGCAATTGGCCGAGGCCCGCGAAATCGATTCGGTCCACCAGACGGCGCTCGCTCACCGAGACCTGATCCTGGAATTGCAGGCCGAGATTCCGCTGCACGTCGAGGACGACCGGCGCATCGAGCAAATGTCCGGTGCGCTGCACGAAGAGAGCGGCGGCTTCGGGCAGATCGGCGAGCGAGTGCTGGACCGGGATCTGGACGCCGGCGCCCTGGAGACGCTGCGGGACTTGCGAGTCGCCGAGTCGCGCGGACGCTTCGAGGCCTGGACCGTGGCCGTCGCCGATGCCGACTATCGAGCCGTGGAGCGGCGGCACGCGGCCGAAACGGCGGAGCGCACGCAGCGCGAGCGCGAGGTGCTGGGCGATGTCCCGGACTTGGCGCAGGCCCACGGGCGCGTGCAAAGCCTGCTCGAGCTCGGCCGGGCCGAGGCCCTAACGGCCGCCGGCGGTGGCGCACCGTCACGTGCCTGGCGAGTTGCGATTCCGGTGCTGGTGGCGCTCGCCGGGGCGGCGGCCATCGTTGTCGGCATCTTCTTGGGCGGCACGGTCCTTGCCATTCTGGCGAGCGTGGGCGCGTCGTTGGCCGCGGCCGCGGCAGTGGATCTCTCGCGCATCGTGACGGCGCGCCGCCGCGCCGGCGCGGGTCCGGCCGCCGCGGCGGCACTGCGCAAACGTGCGGATATAGCCCCGGACACGAGCGCCGCCGACGCCCTGGACGACGCCATGCGCCAGCGCGACGCGGCGCGACGCGCCGCCGACATCGACCAGCGGCTCGCGACCGCGAAGGTGGCGATCGAGGATGCGGCGCGTCGTGAGGACGAGGCCGCGCTGGCCGCCACTGCGGCGCGAAACGCCTGGCTGGAGCTGATTCCCAACGTCCCGATTGCGCCGGTCCAGCTAAAGCGTCCCCGCGAGACGCTGCTGCGCGACGTGGAGGAGCTGCGTGACTCGCTGGCGCGCACGCATGCCCTGATAGAGGACCGCCGGACGGTGCAGGAGCGCATCGACCATCGCCTTCGGCGTCTGCAAGCCCTCCGTGACGAGTTGGACCTCGACCCGGCGGCCGACGTCGTACCCGCGGTGGCGGAACTGGGCCGGAAGCTGACTGCGGCGGAGGCGGCCAAGGGCGAGGCCGAGGCTGCCGCCGGGGCGATTGCCAAGTTGCGCGACGAACGGCGGCAGGTCGGTGACGCGCGGGATGTCGCCGACACCGAGTTGGGGCTGCTTGAGACTCAGTTGGCACGGCTTGATCCAGTTGAGGCTGATCCCGACGCGGGCCTGGATCGCTTGGAGCGGGCGCGGGCCGCGCGCGACGAGGCCACGCGAGCACGGGCCGACCTCGACCGCGAGACGCCGAATTGGCGGGAGCGCGTGGCCGAGGCCGACCGTTTAGAGGCCCAGGGCGAGGCCATCGAGCTCACGGACGACCGCCGCGTCGAGCTGCGGCGCCGTGGGGCGGAGCTGCAGGAGGAGGCGAACGGTCTGCGCGATGAGCGCGGTGGTTTGACCCGGGACGTGCAGGAGATGGAAGCGCTGCCCGGCCCGGCGCACGTGCAGGGCGCCATCGAGGAGGCGCTGGCGGAGCTGGAAGAGGTTCAACGCGCGCACGACCGGCTGGCGCTGCTGGCGGCGGCGATTTCCGCCGCCGAGCGGGCCTATCGCGACGCGCATCAATCGCCCCTGCTGGAGGCCGCGAGCGCCCACCTCGCCAGCATCACCGGCGGGCGCTATGACCGGCTAATCGCCGACGACTCGACGGGCGACGGGGTGCGCCTGCACGTGCGGCGTCGGGGCGAGGACTTTCCCGTGGTCGTGGGGCATCCCCTCAGCCGCGGCACGCTGCAGCAGATCTACCTGGCGCTACGCCTCGCGATGGTGGACCAGGTCGAGGGTGAGGACGCCGAGCGGCTGCCGCTGTTCATGGACGAAATGTTCGTGAACTGGGACCCGTCCCGCACCGGCCGCGGCATGGCCGTGCTGCGCGAGATCGGCCGGTCGCGGCAGGTGTTCCTCTTCACCGCCGATCCCGCCTGGGCGGAGCGCACCAGCGCCCAAGCCGAGGCCATGGTCGTCGCCACGCCGGGGCTCGGCGGGTGA
- a CDS encoding DNA repair exonuclease — MLRIVHAADIHLDTPYRRHDEAVRARLRDAGREAFVRLIDLALGRQADALLIAGDLFDNDLLTLATERVLVDELTRATSAGLTVVYATGNHDPGRANYRAMGIDWPEERFHLVASRQPRQIAIEREDEVVGWVVAAGHQTPREDRDLAAAFPPAPGPEPAVGLLHAHVVGAAAVEQHDSYAPTSLDSLDPSYAYWALGHIHQCQKVRPDPPVHYSGNLQGRQFGEEGAKGALVVTLERGAAPEIEFNALAPVRWESLAPDGLDATRNLTDVHAAVRAAFDARRGGALPDQEWILRVDLRGACELASLLASADERAELAAQLREDLGVLDVEVRDRGLHRPVDIESHRDQPHLLGQTLALLERAKADDAALDGITPVQVAGGDGTESAERRAYLRELLHDLDAEAAVRLLRESESA; from the coding sequence ATGCTGCGCATCGTCCATGCCGCCGATATCCATCTGGACACGCCCTATCGGCGTCACGACGAGGCGGTGCGCGCGCGGCTGCGGGACGCGGGGCGCGAGGCGTTCGTCCGCTTGATCGACCTGGCGCTGGGGCGGCAGGCGGACGCGCTGCTGATCGCCGGGGACCTCTTCGACAACGACTTGCTGACGCTGGCGACGGAGCGCGTGCTGGTCGACGAGCTGACGCGCGCGACGAGCGCCGGGCTGACCGTGGTCTACGCCACGGGCAACCACGATCCGGGGCGGGCCAACTACCGGGCCATGGGGATCGACTGGCCGGAGGAGCGCTTTCACCTAGTCGCGTCGCGACAGCCGCGGCAGATCGCCATCGAGCGTGAGGACGAAGTGGTGGGCTGGGTGGTGGCGGCGGGGCACCAGACGCCCCGCGAGGACCGCGACCTGGCCGCGGCCTTTCCGCCCGCGCCCGGGCCGGAGCCAGCTGTGGGGCTGCTGCACGCGCACGTTGTGGGCGCAGCCGCAGTCGAGCAGCACGACAGCTACGCCCCGACCTCTCTCGACAGCCTGGATCCTAGCTACGCCTACTGGGCGCTGGGCCACATCCACCAGTGCCAGAAGGTTCGGCCCGATCCACCGGTTCACTATTCGGGCAACTTGCAGGGGCGACAGTTCGGCGAGGAGGGCGCCAAGGGCGCGCTGGTGGTGACGCTGGAGCGCGGCGCCGCGCCGGAAATCGAGTTCAACGCGCTGGCGCCGGTGCGTTGGGAGTCGCTGGCGCCCGACGGACTTGACGCGACACGCAACCTGACCGACGTGCACGCGGCTGTACGCGCGGCTTTCGACGCGCGACGGGGCGGTGCGCTGCCGGACCAGGAGTGGATCCTGCGAGTAGACCTGCGCGGCGCCTGCGAGTTGGCGTCGTTGCTCGCCAGCGCCGACGAGCGCGCCGAGCTGGCGGCGCAGCTGCGCGAGGACCTGGGCGTGCTGGATGTCGAGGTGCGCGACCGCGGTTTGCACCGGCCGGTGGACATCGAGTCCCACCGCGATCAGCCGCATCTGCTCGGTCAGACTCTGGCGCTTCTCGAGCGGGCCAAGGCCGACGACGCGGCGCTGGACGGCATCACGCCGGTCCAGGTGGCCGGCGGCGACGGCACCGAGTCGGCTGAGCGCCGCGCGTATCTCCGCGAGCTGCTCCACGACCTAGACGCCGAGGCGGCCGTGCGGCTGCTGCGTGAGTCGGAGTCCGCATGA